Genomic segment of Eleutherodactylus coqui strain aEleCoq1 chromosome 1, aEleCoq1.hap1, whole genome shotgun sequence:
GATGCAGTACTGAAGATCACCGCTGGATGAAGAGCATTTGAGGCATTAGCCAGGGTTGTCGAGATCTGTATCGaatggcttgggtcatgggggttctgcttcatccagggcatgtttgagagtggtgttgtagtcaGGTTGGAGTAGGAGAGGAGAGCGATAGGGGACAGAAAaaactgtagggactcagcaaagttttggaTGTAAACGGTttgaaggttcctgtaggtacggtagatGCTGTACAGTGATCATTCGCTCTGGGGTCTTTAGTGATAATTGTGTACAGCATTCGACAATGTAAAATATGTCTTTTAATGTTATACAGTGCGAATTTCTGAAAGCTCCACAACATACATAGTAAAATGTGTGGTTTATCCTTATGATAGcatcctggacaacctctttaatatgtGCACTTACTTTATGCTCTGCTGCTTCTCTATCCGCTCTTTCTCTCTCAGCCTGAACCTTCCGCTCCCAATCTTTAGCATTACAGCTAGAGGAAGCAATGCCAATATCTTTCTGGTGAAGCTCCTGTGTCAGCTGAGAAATCTCCTTCCTCATCCCATCCAGAACACTGCTATAGGAAAGTTCAGCCTGGGTTAGCTCGCTCTTCAGCTGCAGAAAGATTAGCATGCAAAGTATTACACAATCTAAAGGAGAAACAGGCTGTAAAACCCAAATCTTATTTGACCAATTTAATGCACAAATGGAAAACTTTCATAATGTACTTCTTAAAAGCAAATTTAatttaactgaaaaaaaaagagaaagatcaCTGACTTTTTTAATCTCTGTCCAGCATTTCTTGTGCTCCTCGTCTAACAGATGCCGTGATTCAGCCATGACCTTCATTTCTTGGGAGAACTGCTGACTCTGTTGGGTCACAGACCTGACATGGTCCTCCAATTGGGTCACTTTTTCTTGCAACCTCTGTTCATTTAAATGGCTGATTGAGAGCTGAGAGTGTAGTACTTCCATCTCAGAGTGCCCATCTGATAGTTTTGTCCGTTTTAGTCTTTCTTCTAGTGACCTGCAATTAATTCAGTATAAAGCACATTATGCGTTttctatctaattttttggaagagTCCCTCAATGATAAACAAATTACAGGGTGTCCTGCTGTTAGGACCCTTAAAAGTTAGCCTTGATCTTTGGGGGAACCCAGAAACCAGTGTTGATTTCCACAGCAGCACCACTACAGGAAAAATTAACCATTACATGAGGTTCAGTGAAAACTTAGATTTTAAATAGTCAATAACGGGAAGACTTGACTGCGATAAAATGTCAACCATACGCATAATAACAGGATAAGGGTAAGGTCAgcattagagaggagcgagcgtactcggccacgcccctttttcacccgtgtaccgcgattttcgagtacttccgtactcgggcgaaaagattcagggggcgccgtgggtgagtggggggttgcagcagggagtggggggggggggggggggagtaagaaTTGGCTTTTGGGGACGAATGATCATATTTAGGCTGGCTGTAAATCTCTTTATTCACACGAGAAGATCTATAACTGAGAGGAGGATTTTTGTGTTCGCTGAAACTGAATTAGAAGCATATGGAACGTTCTAGCTCAAAAATTGGTCTGTGTAAAAACATCTttaggctgcttgtccacggCCGGGATGGAATATCTCTAgggatattccgccgcgggggaggagggggagcaatGACAagtctctgcgatgagcctatctaatataTCTATTAGATATATCTAATAATATATataactagcttacccatcgcgcgttgctgcgaagatagacatacatacatacattcgtttttatatatatagatgacatcaggaagtgagagaattagattccgtacgtaaaatttggacgctaattctttggcgcttagaattgaataatctagttgggacccctaaacttttcctatttatgacataatcaatgctcgtgccaaatttcaagtttctatgacattgggaagtgagagaattagattccgtacgtaaaatttggacgctaattctttggcgcttagaattgaataattgagttgggacccattaacttttcctatttatgacataatcaatgctcttgccaaatttcatgtttctacgacatcgcgaagtgagagaattagtggcagtgatggaaatcaaacgatctacgtgggggggggggggggggcgtaactgtcgatgacgctcgcacgcgcgccatttatcgtaggatagttgtactatgcctataattttcgcaggagtgtactcaacaacttcccaaagtttcatggcgatcggatgaatggtgtagtaatgcataaaggacaaacagacacacgcatacattcaattttatgtatatagatatctatatatataaaaatcgaatgtatgcgtgtctgtgtgtgtgtttgtcctttatgcgctactacaccattcatccgatcgccatgaaactttgggaagttgttgagtacactcctgggaagattataggcatagtacatttatgctacgataaatggcgcgcgtgcttgcgtcgtcgacagttacgacccaccgacgtagatcgttcgatttccatcattgccactaattctctcacttcccgatgttgtagaaacgtgaaatttgtcacgaacattgattatgtcataaataggaaaagctaaatgggtcccaactcgattattcaattctatgcgccaaagaattagcgtccaaattttacgtacggaatgtaattttctcacatagaaacttgaaattttgcacgagcattgattatgccataaataggaaaagttattgggtcccaacccgattattcaattgtaagcgccaaagaattagcgtcctagttttacgtacggaatctaattttctcgcttcccaatgtcatagaaactttaaatttgccacgggcattgaatatgtcataaataggaaaagctaatgggtcccaactcgattattcaattctatgcgcaaaagaattagcgtccaaattttacgtacggaatctaattcacttcctgatatatataaatgaatgtatgtctgtctgtctgtcctttatgcattactacaccattcatccgatcgccatgaaactttgggaagttgttgagtacactcctgggaagattataggcatagtacaactatcctacgataggtggcgcgcgtgcgagcatcgtcgacagttatgccccccagacaaagatcgtttgatttccatctcaagcacgaaagcaaaaggcattacgagcaacgggatgcgtgttcaactacaaaatgatgcgtCCACCGACCGTTTTGCAAgatattgagaatcctgaggtaaaatgaaagctgtgctctgattggttgctatttcttatactgctgaggtaacatgaaagctgtgctgtgatttgtggctacttcttatactactgaggttgcatgaaagctgtgctgcgattcgttgttatatattataccactgaggtaacatgaaagctgcgctgtgattggttgctatatataataccgcagaggtaacatgaaagctgcgctgtgattggttgctatatataataccgcagaggtaaaatgaatgctgcgctgtgattggttgctattttttatattgctgaggcagaataaaagttgctctgtgattggttgttatttctcttactgctcaggtaacatgaaagctgcgctgtgattggttgttatattttatactgctaaggtaacatgaaagctgcgctgtgattggttgttatatattataccactgaggtaacatgaaagctgcgctatgattggttgttatctagatatataaaaacgaatgaatgtatgtctgtctgtcttcgcagcaacgcgcgacgggtaaggtAGTATCTAatatatctaatagataggctcactgcggagatttgcggcatgccgcgatttgaatcccgtgagtggagaatcacgatgattctccgctcgtggatgtcgggctgggctttccatagttagcctatggaaagggTGTCATGCGAGGTCCACAGGCGATTTATCACtgcggatctcgcaatgacacctcacacctgtggacagccagccttaggctAAAGGAATGTTatgattaaggctgcctgtcaacGGGCGAGCTATCATTGCATTATCCGCGGCGATAGTCCGTCCGCAGATAATGCAGTGAAAGCTTTCCACAGgtgaactatggaaagcgcagcccgacgtccacgagcagagaatcatagcgattttccgctcacgggattcaaatcgcagcatgcagtgattttccgcGGTGAGCCTGAGCCTATCTATTGGATAGGCTCACCgaggagacctgtcagttctcccccctgctctcccatgACGGAATATCTGGTGCGATATTCCACCtcggctgtggacaggcagccttaaatgtTTGTAATCTCTGTTGCCAAGTTAACAAAATTTAGGAGCCAAATAATATTTTTTGCCAGATTAGCAGCCCTCTGGAGCCCTAGACTGAGCTAAAATGATCAGAGCCAACAGCACCACACCAATGTATAGTCATCACCTGATGTTGTGCTCCTTGTCCCTCAGCACATCGCTCACTCGGAGAACCTCTCTGTGAAGCTCTTCTTTCTGAGCTTTAGACCCTTCCAGGAAGTCTGTATGAGCTTGTATGGTCGCCCGAAGCTCTGCCTTTTCCTCCTGGAGAACCTTTTgagtcaaggaaaaaaaaaattacatctacTGGTCTTAAGCTGGCAAGAAACAGAAGTTTTTGAAGGGATCTGCCATAATCAAATGTCTATAGGATACAGGACACCAGTAGCTTCAGCTGCAGGAAACAAAGACTCACACAGGTTGGATTTTTCCTTTCTGAGCATGTAGGGGAGAAAATGGTACAGTGGGAAATCTGCAAAAAAACTGCTTCAAAAAGTGTGCCAAAATCCAAATGATTGGggaggattttgatgcaaattcacagcaaatttcaccctttcaactgaaggggtgaaatctgctgcagatccatatAAAATACATATCTTGATGTCGCTTTAATGCAGattgtggtgcagatttttcactaAGTGTGAATTTACCCTGAAGCTACTTATTTCCCCTTGGTACACTGAACTTACATTCTTTAAGGGTGAATCAGAGGGGATAACTGCCAACTTAAATACATGCAGTAACAGCTATGTTAGGCAATGTTTATAGAGTATTCAAGAGAACATGTCTGACATGTTCCTGATGCACTGGTCAACACTGACATtgttacttactagagatgagcgagcacccaaatactcgagtccgcgttattcgagttgagcttttcgtaaaattcgagagctctactcaagtaacgaaccccattgactacaatgggagactcgagcattctcTCTCTCGCTACatgctgtacaatgctcccattcatttcaatagggctgttcacacaagccgCTTTCAGCCCTGCATCGCTTATTGAAATAAATAGGCAGCAGTATCAACGCTGCCGAAaacacggcacaacttggtaccgcgttCTTGGCAGTACTAAATGTCCTAGCTAAACTGCCTGAGAGAAAAAACATCCTTACAGTTACGTTAACCTAAAGCAGCTACTGAAATCCACTGGCAAACACTGTAAGAGAGGAGGCTGCGTATATGTACACCTTTCTCTATTAAAATCTATGGGGGATATGGAAAAAAATGAGGAAGTGTTCCTATCCTCCTGATAGGTCAGGGTCCATAACCAAAATGTATAACAAAACCACAAGATATTTCATAAATTTTTTGAGGGGTTGGGTTCCATGTCCAACATCAAAATACACAAACTGCAAGAAGCATCTAAATTAGAACTGTGTGTATTGTGAAGTGAAAGAGAGAATGCTGATGATTTGACAAGACTTTTACCTGGAGACATAACAAGGTGCTGACACCTACTTTGCTGTTGGTGGGACATGTAGTGAGGATCTTTAATCTGTCTTATCTCCAGTAGTGGCAAAATGAAAGAAAAGCAGCTCTCAATTTTAAGACACACAAGTCTCACCTTTATAGTTTGCCGAGCTTGCTCAAGTTCACGTCCGTCTCTCTCTCGCTGTGCGTTCGCAGACTCCAGCTGCAATTTCACACTTTCAAGTTCTTCTTCTTTGGCATAAAGACTGTCGTTAGCACGGACCAGCTGACCACTGAGGTGCTGGAACTCTGAGCGGCCAGCTGAACTTCTTTGTTCTAACATATGTTTGCGGGTCTGAGACTCTTCCTAAAgggtacacaaaaaaaaaaagaattttgaaaATTCGACAAAATTGTTAAAATTCAAAAGGGCGCTAAGGGGTGAAGAAGAGCTGAGGATAAATTATCACAGGATATCTCAGAAGTTTGATTTTTCAGTAAACTAGCATGAAAATTATAGTCTGAGTAGGCCATCAATGTAAAATTGGTGGTGCTCTGACTCTTGGAACCCCACGAATTAGATGGGAGAAGGGGCCACTACACTTGCTGGAGCACATTTACCAGGTACAATGCCATATATTTTGTAGTGGCTGTATAAGGTACTGCAACTTgtttccattcaagtgaatgatggGCTAAGCAACAGAACCCTACTAAAGGGACGCGACAAGCTGCCGAGCCAGCTGAACAGTGGGGCTATTGCAAGTCGGACCCCCTCCAATCTACTATCGATAACCTATGTATTTCaatgtcccagaaaacctctttaagggctcatgtccacggggaaaagaagaattaaaatccgcagcggattttaactcttctcccgcgcgcggatccgcaccccatagggatgcattgaccacccgcgggtagataaatacccgcggatcgtcaataaaagtgatttaaaaaaaaatggagcatgaaaaaatccggaccatgctccattttcatgcgggtctcccgtggggacggctcccgcgggcttctattgaagcctatggaagccgtccggatccgcgggacataaaaatcatattttacttacacgctccggttcttctcttcggcgccgcgccatcttctctcagccgcggccggatcattttgcttcggcccggcgcatgcgcggggcacgtcagcgacgtcatcgtgcacatccgccgagccgaagaatgaagatccggccgcgacgagagaagaggacgccgccgcgaagagaagaaacggagcggatcggaggtaagtttattctcatttatttgcattttcagcgctcgtgtccgcggggcaggagggacccgctgcagattctccatggagaatccgtagcgggcccgattttccccgtggacatgaggcctaactaggTAAACTGTAAATGGATTAATAAATCCATATTAAAGTTGCTAGCATACAAATATGCTGATCATGAACAGAACCAGAAATGATAAAAGATCACTAATCAGTTAAAATAAACAATTTGAATTACACAATTTTTGGCAGAAGTTTAATAAtgttcacagaaaaaaaaaatttaaatcgagTTAATCGAGCAATAAATTtgctaatttatttttttttcaacattgaatATGTTGCAGTTTGTAGGCCTCGAATATCCACCCTAATACTCCTACTCGTTTGGCAGAACATATAATAGTACAGCGGACTGTTcagtttaaaaaaacagaaacagaaGCAAACGgaaagttttccttttttttttttttgtctaaaccattgaaatcaatggggaaaaaaactgatcCTTTAATTTCTATTTAACTTCAGTTtctttgctccaaaaatggaagagAGAAACAGAAAGCCCTAAGAGAGCCTCAATGTATATGTGAATGGGGACTTATTCCTCCTGAAGATTCATCATAGACAGAATAGAAGCATGCACCCTAACTAAGAGCCCGTTCACATCTGTGTGAGGGCTTTCAGTCACAATTCCGTCACTCTGCTCTGTTTTTAGAGCAAGAAAAAGAAGTCAACATTTCCTATTTTTCCCACTGCTTTCAGTgggttttttaagaaaaaaaaaaagaggaaagctGTCAGTTTGCTTACAATCCATTGTTTCCTTTTTTACCAAAACAAAggacattgaactcaatggaggaaaaataaaacagaaacatTTCATATTTCTGCTCCAAACTTGGAATTGTGACCGAAAGCCCTAATGCAGGTATGAAGAGcagcctaagggcgcattcacatgagcataatttGTCTGCGCATTCCAAGGGTATTTTTTATACATGTAGTAtgcatatattttacacacacagacTATAATGggcataatacacaccaaaataggacatgctaattTTTTATACGTGTGAAAAACGCAGGCCCAATGTAAAGCAATGGTGTTTTATCATTATGTATTACAAGGGTAATACACAGCCAAAAACACCTATGTGAGTGAGCGCTAATAAATACTGTCTCAGATATGGCCCCATTGTTCTTAATCCAGCAGCTTCATACTAGTCATGGACCCATAAGCTCAGGTGCATATATCCTTCTCGCTTCTGGGTTACAAGGAATTACAGCTAGGGGTATATTTATAAGCGGCAGATTTGTTTCAGAAATACCTGCAATTCttgcacatgctgcagaaaaacaaaaaacattcagATGTATGTAACAAATTTTCAGACGCAGACATTTTGGTAACTAATCTTCCAAGCATGAATATACTCTAAaggtaaagtaaataaaagtagtatGTGCCATTTTTGATTACCATGTCCCGAGATCTGTTTAGCTCGGATAGTGATGAGATCCTTCAGCCCATTCCCACATACCTGATATTTTTCAGTTTGCTCAGCCAAGGTTCTGCGCTGAGCTTCCAGTGCAGCTACCTGCTGCTGATACAGAAGACGCTGCTTCTCCCAATCCAGAGACCTTTGGCGAAATTCCTACAGGAAACAAGCATGGTCCAAAAGTGAGCAAAACaatatttgtgtaaaaaaaatgtctgcGCTGAATAGAAGCAATcataatattatttattaaaggggttgtaccaagattacacatTATGCCGTATTCACaaaataggagataacttgctgattgtggggtctcagcagtgctgatctcaagaatggggatcCTGTGTCTTCTGTCCTCCTAaatgcagggttactgcaccccgcAATGAGAAGGAGACTGAAATGAATGCTGGTCATGCAAGCACACTAATGCTCCATACACTTTTAATGGCACTGCGGAAAAACCCAAGTGGGACCTTCTCAGGTATtttcgtcagccccattgaaatgaatggagcgctgaccatgCATGCTCGGACAGCGCTGCATTCACTCTGACATCACTGTAAGGAGAAGAAGTGACCCACCACAGTGATAGACAGAGCAGGATATGGGAGTCCTATTCTCGGGACTGgtaagggtctcagcggtgagatccccactgatcagcaagttatcacctatccttagCATGGgtaataacttgtaatcttggtacaacttcCTTAATGTCGAATACACACCGCACAGGGCTGATCACTGTACAGATTTCAAAGCTGTCTTGCATGGTGCATGCGTGGGTTTTATCCCCACGAGTAAATAAGGAAAACTCTCAttcaatgactgcaagcagagattttgaaaacctGGAGGAATTGATACAAGAAGTACACTAGAACACTTTTTAACGCAAACAACCTTTACTTGCTATAATCAGAATACCACAACTGATATATATGCCCAAATCCAATAAAGTAGAGGTAGACAGCACATCCAGCAAGTGAAGACCTCTTATTTCATCATTAGCAATAAAAtacaaagctaaaaaaataaataaagaagttttcatatgctgaaTGTGCTGTCTCCCTCTACTTTATTGGATTTGGATTTTTTGGAGGTTTGGATCAAGCCCCTTGTGAGACATGCACCCACGTTTTTCATCTTAAGTGCTGGCTGTATACAATTTGATATACAAGTCCAAATGTCTTTTGGCCTGTTGTAAATATATGAAGGATatcaaaagaaaatgtaaaaaatctttATAATTTAATGTTTACCTCAAGCCTGCGTGTCAATCGAC
This window contains:
- the CEP63 gene encoding centrosomal protein of 63 kDa isoform X3, producing MRQIDIMLEHKKSEWEAHTETLNTLLQLRDQELSSATTREERLNQEIRSLRNQLAEQEENNRSKTTEYESQLARFREELNKLKKAYEKVQRRHQRLEMKSSSEEDRSELSRLTRRLEEFRQRSLDWEKQRLLYQQQVAALEAQRRTLAEQTEKYQEESQTRKHMLEQRSSAGRSEFQHLSGQLVRANDSLYAKEEELESVKLQLESANAQRERDGRELEQARQTIKVLQEEKAELRATIQAHTDFLEGSKAQKEELHREVLRVSDVLRDKEHNIRSLEERLKRTKLSDGHSEMEVLHSQLSISHLNEQRLQEKVTQLEDHVRSVTQQSQQFSQEMKVMAESRHLLDEEHKKCWTEIKKLKSELTQAELSYSSVLDGMRKEISQLTQELHQKDIGIASSSCNAKDWERKVQAERERADREAAEHKTSLATLETLREENRQLSEMLGKQEPDVQLALDNLECENQRLQKELSQARRNLELVLHTRQSDIQSAVEGRTQELLARHEEELKALNERLNDVSQRYEELQQTAPSKQEAAGVLQGLSRTSSLESVSSELCKVDDGNAEDSHQESQVKPMSVLLPLPPSSQPNTIASRFLQEEELRSQDLIQRLDSHIEELKQESQQTVQRIINLR